Genomic segment of Populus trichocarpa isolate Nisqually-1 chromosome 12, P.trichocarpa_v4.1, whole genome shotgun sequence:
ctacaaagatAATAGCCTAACTTACATCAGATGAACAAGTAGAGGAAAGGAAAGCACAAAACTGATGCATGAAACAAGGGAGAGCAACAAAAGGGGaaacaaacaaatcataagAAACCAACTCCTCCCGACTAAACATTCTATATATTAAGCTCTAAAGAGTTGGAATCAAGCCTCAGCCATAAAGCAATACTTTGGCGCACCATGGAGAAACAGATTTGAAGGTTAGGGGGAGCGTCAttgaaaataacatcatttcggTGAAGCCAAAGATTCCAAACAACGCATGAGAAAAGAAGCTGCCATGAGAGATTCTGCCACTTGCCTTTAACCATAGAAGACCATTGGTAGCACATATCATCAACAGattttggaaaaacactgcaaaagCCCCGATTAGAAAGCAGTTTCATCCATATATTCCAAGTGAAGTGGCAGTGAATGAAGAGGTGACTTGAAGATTCCAAGCTTTTATTGTAGAAAGCGCATCTTGACTCCTGAAGGGTTAGGTAGTCATGCTGAAATAGAAAATCTCTTGTGGTTACTTTGTCTTGGACAAGAAGCCAAAGGAAAAGTTGCACTTTTGGTGGGGTTAGTTTTATCCAAACAGAAGATTGGAATGGTTTGGCACCACCGTAGAGCAGTTGGTCCATCATTTTGGAGCAAGATTTTACACTGAAGAGGCCATCGCTGTTGAGGGTCCATATTTTCTTATCCATCTTGTGGCAGAACATTGGCTTGGATTCCAGCAAGGATGATAAAAGTGATAGTTGTTCTTGttcaaaatgaaatagaggtcTGCGCCATTGTAAGGACCAGAGCCAGATTCCATTGCTCCATCTACCCATGTCAGCCACCAAAGCAGATTTAGAGGAAGACAAAAGATATAGCCTAGGGAAGGCTGTTTTGAGAGGGTAGTCACCAATCCAGTTGTCTAGCCAAAAGGATGTTAAACTACCATTCCCCACCATGAATTTGCAATGATTCGTGAAGACGTGGTGAACGTCAGTTTGAACAATGGACATAATATCCTTCCAGATCTTGGAGGGTTGGTTGTAGAAAATTGGGATCCCATTCTCATAAGTTGGATTGTACATTGAAGAGATAATCATTTTCCATAAACTTGTACCTGGGGAAGAGAGTCTCCAAATCCATTTTAGCAGCAtggctctgtttttttatataagggAGCCTACACCGAGGCCTCCTTGTTTCTTATCGCGCATCACTAGTCTCCATTGGATCTTGCAGAAGGATCTTTGCTTGGTACATCCACACCACAAGAAACGTCTTTGGATGGATGAAAGAAGTCTGCCTACCCCTTTTGGCATCTTGAATACAGACATAAAATATATAGGCAAGGAATTAAGGACACTTTTAATGAGACATAGACGACCAGCCATGCTTAGGATTAGATTGTTCTTAATCTAAGTATTAATCGATCTCACtaattttttatggattaaGTAAATCTATGTGAGGTCATACTTGGTAGGTAATTGGTAAGAAAAACTAGCAACTATGTATGGAAAATATGGTTAATAAGGAGCCGCCGCCGCCGTGCATGGCTTTCCATGTCTTATTTGGCAATTGCATTCAAGTCCAAGCCACTCTAAAAGTTTCCAATCTAAGtgcaagtaattaatttttgacaaTGAAATAACATCTAAGAATTAAATTTGTGACTTTTTTTGACTTGGATATTGATGAAATATTCAAATTCGAAAGGACATGAAAAAATTTGGACTAAATTAGcactattcattttaaaaatggcTCCATGAAATAGTTTGTCGAGGAATGTTAAATAATTAACTTTAGTGAGTGGTGAACTCTCCCTTACAATACCCTAACCCTAGTGGCCGTGTTAAATTCAGCAAGCAGCTGACCCCTCAGCAAGTGAACCCTTTAATTTCTCTTGCATATATTTAGGGTTCCAAATGGCTGCTTCCTTCTCGAAATAAGGTGGAAAATTGTTCATTATTCTAATTATTAGAGCATAGAGgacatataataatatataggaAGCTAATTGAGTAGCGAGTCTGACAATGTAAAAGGTTAAGCAGAAGAAAGAATGGATTGATTCTCTTTTGATGTACGGTTTTCCCATCAATGATAAAAGCTTTAGACGCTGTTTTAGACGCTGTTTGTTTgcaagaaaatagtttttttaagtgaatttcagaaaagtgaattattttctgatgtttggtagtgtaatggaaaataagttgaaaaacatcTTCCattatttggttatgtcatcaaaaatgagttagaaaataacttattaatgttttatttttttcaaatttattaaaataatgaggaacaaatcttacaaattaaaaagttgaatgtgaatgaaattgaaaaaaatacaatttcataaattatctcaaataaaataagtaataatcaaaattgttgctacccaatttttgacccatgttttgataaattttcagaaaaattcaaaaatagcgaaaaacattgaaaacccaaaaaaatacatttttaatacatttgcatcgtttttttagcatttttagcatcgtctcaaaagaatttaaattttcaaagatatttggaacgcgttcaacttttcacgcgtcatttttaaaatcattgatttcccgcattgagtcgatgttgatatttgctcgctttcaaaaatacaaaaaaaataagaaaaatcaaaatttacaaaaaaagaggaaaagagaagggaaggaaaagttgagggactagtttgaaaacctagcaaaacttttcctataaataccaagcTACACTGGTTTTTAAAGGGGCGCAATTTTGATATTTGCGGAAAGagacaacacaaaaacaaaaccctaaatctATCTCTTCTCCAAGCCGCCGTCTGGCCAGCCCCCTACCCCCCTGGCGTTGattttccttctccttcccAGAACAGCCACACGGTCTTCCCCCACAGAGCCGCTCACCCCCCTGAACCAAATAACAGCAGCCCCCATACACTTTTCGATTTCCCTCTTTCTTGGCCCAAACCAGCCTCCACACGGTTCCCCCCATTTTCTAGCCAACAACACAGAGCCCctcccttttgattttcttcttcctcagcCGCCGGACGCAAGCCTCCCTTCTACCCTCTCCATCGTCTTCTCCTCCAAAAACGGAGACTGGCTGCTACCCCCTCTGCCTTtgatttccttttctccttAAACCGAACAACCCAGCAGTAGCTCCTCCACACAGACCCGATCTGCCAGCcgaaacagaggagaagaaggCGATCCCATAACTAATCAGCCGCAGACCGGCCTCCTGCAGCAACCCCCGCCGTCCTCTTCATCTCCGCCCCACCAGCCTTGCAGCGGCGTCTTCTCCACAGAGGCAAGCCATCGCCTCCGCCTGCTTTCTCCAGACCAGCACGAACACAGCGACAGCAAAGGACAAACCTCCTCCAGCCGTTCCCCCAGCTCCAGCAGCCGACAAAGTCGCACCACCAGCCTCCATCCCCACAGACCCGGCGATCTCCTCCCCATCAGCACAAAAGCCGCCGACCGATCAGCTCCTCTGCAGCAGATCTTCCATtggggaagaagaaaggaacaacggacagaaaaaaaaaaccaaaccaggGAAGCAGATctgcaaaacaaaagaattaaaatcaaTTGTTGTTGTGTGTTGTTTCCTTTGTTGCAGGCGACGGTGACCTTCACCGCCGGCATAAGAAGatagagaagaggaagaagaccCCGATCTACTGGTTCTGTCACTTTCATCGGCGGCAGCGCGTGAGCcaacgcgccgccagtggcggtGGCGCGTGGGAGGACGCGCTGCCACTGTGCATACGGGTCCAAAAGGTTTCCCTGCACTGTAAAGGATCTGTGGGGGTCTGTTTTGTAATTTCTAAAGTATTTGATGTAATGTTTGTttagttgttgaatttttataatttgtaatgtggatgtaaaacaaaaaaagaaaagaaaagaaaaaagaaaagaaaagaaaagatatagtgaaagtgcatgtgtgtgtttgtatttgttttatgtattattattttataaacaaaattgcaaagattaaagaagaatttaatattttgattggatcacggtcaagatttattaatttacatgtaagttgtatttctaatatccgatgaaaagacaatttttaaaacttctttaacacatcaaagtcacgaagcagcttacctcaggtagggtgcgttaggggtgctaatactttc
This window contains:
- the LOC112323543 gene encoding uncharacterized protein LOC112323543 gives rise to the protein MIISSMYNPTYENGIPIFYNQPSKIWKDIMSIVQTDVHHVFTNHCKFMVGNGSLTSFWLDNWIGDYPLKTAFPRLYLLSSSKSALVADMGRWSNGIWLWSLQWRRPLFHFEQEQLSLLSSLLESKPMFCHKMDKKIWTLNSDGLFSVKSCSKMMDQLLYGGAKPFQSSVWIKLTPPKVQLFLWLLVQDKVTTRDFLFQHDYLTLQESRCAFYNKSLESSSHLFIHCHFTWNIWMKLLSNRGFCSVFPKSVDDMCYQWSSMVKGKWQNLSWQLLFSCVVWNLWLHRNDVIFNDAPPNLQICFSMVRQSIALWLRLDSNSLELNI